Proteins encoded in a region of the Acipenser ruthenus chromosome 11, fAciRut3.2 maternal haplotype, whole genome shotgun sequence genome:
- the LOC117426549 gene encoding RING finger protein nhl-1-like, with translation MNHPAIEQLLTCSVCLDRYRSPKLLPCQHTFCQEPCLKGIADKISRNVKCPECRAVHKIPAEGVGGFPSNRTILGFLEIPVEWIQTLQGSPSQPCQICGEAKELTSCTHCDKSVCDSCQHLHVEELKMDLRKIATKLRGAIPKISKALGTLEQKSFSMKQNQEAIKAEVERSFEKLITSLRVREKGLILEAENLMQSELRTLRFKQEHLEFMLASISSHCDCIENQLNDLQRNPLALELVELKTQSKDWTEQVEILGQTEEDQFKLLKFTANHADIHSDTNKYGSVSWANKSSPNRTCRYQVSDAFGQSGTSSTEVLLSQSGNTAAFLPRATGNYLFSGRQARLRHTNLGLVNAQALVTEGLDSERPRLGLPLYGHQLLLLYQLKGAMRCKFGSRGSDLGHFTWPRGVAVTPEGNIVVADSSNHRVQMFDRECRFLRAFGSYGNSDGEFDCLAGVTVNSQGWIIIADRYNHRIQIFDNEGRFIRKFGQEGAGEGQLSYPWGVATDRLGLIYICDKDNHRVQVFTLDGCYVRKFGQLGNREDQLEHPHYLAFSPEQKIVISDSGNHRIVVYDKDGRFLLKIGSEGTATGQFKYPRGVAVDSKGNIIVGDSGNNRIQIFHRDGTFLKSFGSWGTGDGQLKGLEGLAFQNGNIVVSDRENHRIQIF, from the exons ATGAACCACCCTGCAATTGAGCAGCTGCTGACCTGTTCAGTCTGTCTGGACCGGTACCGGAGCCCCAAGCTTCTCCCTTGCCAGCACACCTTTTGCCAGGAACCCTGCCTGAAGGGAATAGCTGACAAGATCAGCAGGAACGTGAAATGTCCGGAGTGCAGAGCGGTTCATAAGATTCCTGCTGAGGGGGTTGGGGGGTTTCCAAGCAACAGGACCATCCTTGGTTTCCTGGAGATACCTGTTGAGTGGATCCAAACTTTGCAAGGTAGTCCCTCGCAACCATGCCAGATTTGTGGTGAGGCAAAAGAACTGACCAGTTGCACTCACTGTGATAAGTCAGTCTGCGATTCTTGTCAGCACCTTCATGTTGAGGAGTTGAAGATGGACCTTAGGAAGATTGCCACTAAACTACGAGGTGCAATACCTAAGATATCGAAAGCTCTAGGAACTCTGGAGCAAAAGTCATTCTCGATGAAGCAAAACCAAGAGGCGATCAAAGCTGAGGTGGAGAGAAGCTTTGAAAAACTGATTACCAGTCTCCGAGTGAGAGAGAAAGGTTTGATTTTGGAAGCTGAAAACTTGATGCAGTCTGAACTAAGGACTTTAAGGTTCAAGCAGGAACATTTAGAGTTCATGTTGGCTAGTATTTCCAGCCACTGTGACTGCATTGAAAACCAGCTTAATGACCTTCAAAGAAACCCTCTTGCCTTAGAACTTGTGGAGCTAAAGACACAATCTAAGGACTGGACAGAACAGGTAGAAATCCTAGGACAGACTGAAGAAGACCAATTTAAACTATTGAAGTTCACAGCAAACCATGCAGATATACATTCAGACACAAACAAATATGGTTCAGTATCTTGGGCAAATAAATCCTCACCTAATAGAACTTGCAGGTATCAAGTTTCTGACGCCTTTGGCCAAAGTGGCACAAGTTCAACGGAGGTTCTCCTATCACAATCTGGGAATACTGCTGCCTTCCTTCCAAGGGCAACCGGCAACTATTTATTTTCAGGCAGACAAGCAAGGCTGAGGCATACGAATTTAGGCCTTGTGAATGCCCAGGCTTTGGTTACAGAGGGCCTCGACAGTGAAAGACCTAGACTTGGACTTCCTCTCTACGGCCACCAGCTCCTTCTGCTTTACCAGCTCAAAGGTGCAATGAGGTGCAAGTTTGGCTCCAGAGGAAGTGACCTAGGGCATTTCACCTGGCCCAGGGGAGTTGCAGTGACCCCAGAGGGAAACATTGTCGTCGCTGATAGCAGTAACCACAGGGTTCAG ATGTTTGATCGTGAATGCCGTTTTCTGAGAGCTTTCGGTTCCTATGGCAACAGTGATGGAGAATTTGACTGCTTGGCTGGTGTCACGGTCAACAGCCAAGGATGGATCATCATCGCAGACCGGTACAATCACAGGATCCAGATCTTTGACAACGAAGGGCGTTTCATCCGCAAGTTTGGCCAAGAAGGCGCAGGTGAAGGCCAGCTCAGCTATCCCTGGGGAGTGGCCACCGACCGGCTTGGGCTTATTTACATCTGTGACAAGGACAACCATCGCGTCCAAGTCTTCACTCTGGATGGGTGTTACGTACGGAAGTTCGGCCAGCTAGGCAACAGGGAGGACCAGCTAGAGCACCCGCACTACCTGGCCTTCTCTCCTGAGCAGAAGATTGTTATAAGCGACAGTGGAAACCACAGGATAGTGGTCTATGATAAGGATGGACGGTTCCTGCTGAAGATTGGGTCAGAAGGCACAGCTACAGGACAGTTCAAGTACCCGCGAGGTGTCGCAGTGGATTCCAAAGGGAACATAATAGTTGGGGACAGCGGGAATAACCGGATACAGATTTTTCACCGTGACGGCACCTTCCTGAAATCATTTGGCAGCTGGGGCACAGGGGATGGGCAGTTAAAGGGCCTGGAGGGGCTGGCTTTTCAAAATGGGAATATCGTCGTTAGTGACCGAGAGAACCACAGAATCCAGATATTCTAA